In one Neobacillus sp. CF12 genomic region, the following are encoded:
- the nspC gene encoding carboxynorspermidine decarboxylase — protein sequence MRFEELPTPCYVVDEDLLEKNLKILNGVMERTGAKIVLAQKAFSMTTMYPLIGKYLSGTTASGLFEARLGHEEMGKENHVFAPAYREDEIDEIISICDHIIFNSFSQLEKFKDKAFAAGRKVGLRINPECSTQIGHEIYDPCSIGSRFGVKQEDFRSDLLEGVSGLHFHTLCQQNSDDLETTLNAVEEKFGQWLPQMEWINFGGGHHITREDYDIPRLEKCIRKMQEKYGLEVYLEPGEAIALNTGYLITSVLDLHRNGIELAILDTSATCHMPDVLEMPYRPPLFGSGEVGEKPFTYRLGGQTCLTGDVIGDYSFDQPLKSGDRLVFGDMAIYSMVKTNTFNGMPLPAIAVQDKDGDCRIVREFGYQDFKVRLA from the coding sequence ATGAGGTTCGAAGAATTACCAACACCTTGTTATGTAGTAGATGAGGATCTTCTAGAAAAGAACCTAAAAATCCTGAACGGCGTCATGGAACGTACAGGAGCTAAAATTGTTTTAGCACAAAAAGCATTTTCTATGACAACCATGTATCCCCTCATTGGAAAGTATTTAAGCGGTACAACAGCAAGCGGCTTATTTGAGGCACGTCTTGGACACGAGGAAATGGGCAAAGAGAATCATGTCTTCGCCCCTGCTTATCGCGAAGATGAAATCGATGAAATTATCTCGATTTGTGATCATATTATCTTTAACTCCTTCTCACAGTTGGAAAAGTTTAAAGATAAAGCCTTTGCAGCAGGCAGGAAAGTCGGCTTGCGCATTAATCCTGAATGCTCAACTCAGATTGGTCATGAAATCTATGACCCCTGTTCAATAGGTTCTAGATTTGGGGTAAAACAAGAAGATTTCCGTTCTGATTTGCTTGAAGGTGTTTCAGGATTGCACTTCCATACCCTTTGTCAGCAAAACTCTGACGATTTAGAAACCACTCTTAATGCAGTGGAAGAAAAGTTTGGACAATGGCTCCCGCAAATGGAATGGATTAACTTTGGCGGCGGCCACCATATTACAAGAGAAGATTACGATATTCCTCGCCTAGAGAAATGTATTAGAAAGATGCAGGAAAAGTACGGATTAGAAGTATATCTTGAACCAGGTGAGGCTATTGCGCTGAATACAGGTTATTTGATCACTTCAGTTCTTGATTTACATCGTAATGGAATCGAGCTTGCCATTCTTGATACGTCTGCAACTTGTCATATGCCTGACGTATTGGAAATGCCTTATCGTCCTCCACTGTTTGGGTCAGGAGAAGTTGGCGAAAAGCCATTTACCTATCGTCTTGGTGGACAAACCTGTCTTACAGGCGATGTAATCGGCGATTATTCTTTTGATCAGCCATTAAAGAGCGGTGATCGTTTAGTGTTTGGAGATATGGCCATCTATTCGATGGTAAAGACCAATACCTTCAACGGTATGCCATTACCAGCGATTGCTGTTCAGGATAAAGACGGAGACTGTCGGATTGTCCGGGAATTTGGCTACCAAGATTTTAAAGTAAGATTAGCTTAA
- a CDS encoding saccharopine dehydrogenase family protein, whose amino-acid sequence MGKALIIGAGGVASVAIHKCVQNSEVFEEICIASRTKSKCDELKAKLDGTSKTKITTAQVDADNVEELIALINEVKPDIVMNLALPYQDLTIMDACLATKTHYMDTANYEPEDTAKFEYKWQWDYKERFEEAGITALLGSGFDPGVTGVFSAYALKHYFDEIEYIDILDCNGGDHGYPFATNFNPEINIREVSANGRYWENGEWIETDPMEIKRVYNFAEVGEKDMYLLYHEELESLAKNMPGLKRIRFFMTFGQSYITHLKALENVGMTSIEPIEFEGKQIIPLQFLKAVLPDPASLGPRTVGKTNIGCIFQGKKDGKPVTYYVYNVCDHQECYREVGSQAISYTTGVPAMIGAAMVMTGKWNKPGVFNIEEFDPDPFMEELNKWGLPWVEDFNPVLVDEPVKEKELELVR is encoded by the coding sequence ATGGGAAAAGCACTTATCATTGGCGCCGGCGGCGTGGCTTCAGTGGCAATTCATAAATGTGTTCAAAACAGTGAGGTATTTGAAGAGATTTGTATCGCAAGTCGTACAAAATCAAAATGTGATGAATTAAAAGCAAAATTAGACGGTACAAGCAAAACAAAAATTACGACAGCTCAAGTAGATGCAGACAATGTAGAGGAGTTAATTGCCTTAATCAATGAAGTAAAACCAGATATCGTGATGAACTTAGCACTGCCATATCAAGACTTAACCATCATGGATGCTTGTCTTGCGACGAAAACACACTACATGGACACAGCGAACTATGAGCCAGAAGATACAGCTAAATTTGAATACAAATGGCAGTGGGACTACAAAGAGCGCTTTGAAGAAGCTGGCATTACAGCACTTTTAGGCAGCGGTTTTGACCCAGGAGTAACTGGAGTATTCTCTGCTTACGCACTAAAGCATTACTTCGATGAAATTGAATATATCGACATTCTTGACTGCAACGGCGGAGACCACGGCTATCCGTTTGCAACAAATTTCAATCCTGAAATCAATATCCGTGAAGTGTCTGCTAACGGCCGATATTGGGAAAATGGCGAATGGATCGAGACGGATCCAATGGAAATCAAGCGCGTTTATAACTTCGCTGAAGTTGGCGAAAAGGATATGTACTTGCTATACCATGAAGAGCTTGAATCTCTTGCGAAAAACATGCCTGGACTTAAGCGTATTCGTTTCTTTATGACATTTGGACAAAGCTATATTACTCACTTAAAAGCCCTTGAAAACGTTGGAATGACATCTATCGAACCAATCGAATTCGAAGGAAAACAAATCATTCCGCTTCAGTTCTTGAAAGCTGTTTTACCAGATCCTGCTTCTCTTGGACCACGTACAGTTGGAAAAACAAATATCGGTTGTATCTTCCAAGGGAAAAAAGACGGAAAACCGGTAACGTATTATGTTTACAACGTTTGTGACCACCAAGAGTGCTACCGAGAAGTTGGTTCTCAAGCAATCTCTTATACAACAGGTGTTCCTGCGATGATCGGTGCAGCAATGGTGATGACTGGAAAGTGGAATAAGCCAGGCGTATTCAATATCGAAGAGTTTGATCCAGATCCATTCATGGAAGAGTTAAACAAATGGGGACTTCCATGGGTAGAAGACTTTAATCCTGTGCTTGTTGATGAGCCAGTGAAAGAAAAAGAGTTGGAGCTTGTTCGATAA
- a CDS encoding DUF2535 family protein has translation MEKEDDILVCKSLEFKNEVGQKIKVTDIPIIEKNSRYYFMVDVRLQSYISSLYHKPQEKSSHSFREHLKRKMNWAEFKELYNILDYKNNA, from the coding sequence TTGGAAAAAGAAGATGATATTTTGGTATGTAAGAGCCTTGAGTTTAAAAACGAAGTTGGACAAAAGATCAAAGTGACAGATATTCCTATTATAGAAAAGAACAGTCGCTACTATTTTATGGTAGATGTTCGATTACAAAGCTATATTTCATCGCTCTATCATAAACCTCAAGAAAAAAGCAGCCATTCTTTCCGCGAACATTTGAAACGAAAAATGAACTGGGCTGAATTTAAGGAATTATATAATATACTAGATTATAAAAATAACGCTTAA